Proteins from one Defluviitalea raffinosedens genomic window:
- the cas3 gene encoding CRISPR-associated helicase Cas3' yields the protein MEKELSSSNLYSHPGKALEEHLIRTTEIILEQMEDVKIKNIGKWDYEVLRKLSITSSLLHDFGKSTEFFQEYLTAAESKQKQLKSKPQTHHSLLSAAVNFLFIKAEIEQDTTLSDEDKNFLSFIAFLIVRRHHGDLGNIVQEAVIGEDEIKVLVEQAAFIDSHKLEKLQANLQKVNPRIQITKEKIINEVKNITGSLRKIKKQLRKLGDQKRVENYIAVNYLFSLLIDADKTEAAVGKYINRPALQWNEKLVDYYKSLLPIKPSKLNDTRQEAYDEIMEKSIHLSQRIYSINLPTGLGKTFCSVAFALKLREKIQNECNITPRIIYCLPFLSVIDQNASIIEDILKKNGVDASQDILLKHHHLSECYFRSGESEFESNEARILIEGWNSEIIVTTFVQFFHTLISNSNKMIRKFHRLSNSIILLDEIQSVPFKYWLLIKELLNVLAHQLNSYIVFITATQPMIFPPHEVASLVNREKYFELMNRIVIKPMIEKEITLQELISQFTPEKNKSYLFIFNTIPCAKNFFELLSQREDVKEEIVFLSTHVTPCERLQRIKKMKEGKVRFAVTTQLVEAGVDIDFDVVYRDLAPMDCINQSAGRCNRNANTTGEVIIVSLRKENQNRTFASMVYDYMLLDITKKILGGKNVIEEKELLNIIEEYYSEVNRKLSEDRARELLEAIYKMRYESTDDKTGISDFKLIENDYSKIDVFIEIDDYAESLWSRFCDIQKIQDKIERKNEFDKIKGEFYKYVISIPAYIDNKPQNINGIGYVNRYSLKDYYDHTTGFKCEAETLIW from the coding sequence ATGGAGAAAGAGTTGTCTTCTTCTAATTTATATTCACATCCCGGAAAAGCTTTAGAGGAGCATCTTATCAGAACAACAGAAATAATCTTAGAACAGATGGAAGATGTGAAAATCAAAAATATTGGCAAATGGGATTATGAAGTGTTAAGAAAATTAAGCATCACAAGTTCTTTACTCCATGATTTTGGAAAGTCAACTGAATTTTTTCAGGAATATTTAACTGCCGCAGAATCTAAACAGAAGCAATTAAAATCAAAACCCCAAACCCATCATAGTTTATTGTCTGCAGCAGTTAATTTTCTTTTTATTAAAGCAGAAATTGAACAAGATACTACTCTCAGCGATGAGGATAAAAATTTCTTAAGTTTTATTGCGTTTTTGATTGTTAGAAGGCATCATGGGGATTTAGGCAATATCGTTCAAGAAGCAGTTATAGGAGAAGACGAGATAAAAGTATTAGTTGAGCAAGCAGCATTCATAGATAGCCATAAGTTAGAAAAATTGCAAGCAAATCTTCAAAAAGTTAATCCGAGAATTCAAATCACTAAAGAAAAAATAATTAATGAAGTCAAAAATATTACCGGCAGTCTTAGAAAAATTAAAAAACAGCTTAGAAAACTTGGAGATCAAAAAAGAGTAGAAAACTATATTGCAGTAAATTATCTGTTTTCTCTTTTAATTGATGCAGATAAGACCGAAGCTGCTGTTGGGAAATATATTAACAGACCGGCATTACAGTGGAATGAGAAATTGGTAGATTACTATAAATCTTTATTGCCTATCAAACCAAGTAAGTTAAATGATACAAGGCAAGAAGCCTATGATGAAATCATGGAAAAATCTATTCATTTATCTCAAAGAATATATTCTATCAATTTACCAACAGGCCTTGGGAAGACATTTTGTTCTGTTGCTTTTGCACTAAAATTAAGAGAAAAGATTCAAAACGAGTGTAATATTACTCCAAGAATCATATACTGCTTGCCATTTTTAAGCGTTATTGACCAAAATGCCAGCATTATAGAAGACATATTAAAGAAGAATGGAGTAGATGCCAGTCAGGATATTCTTTTAAAGCATCATCATCTGTCCGAATGTTATTTTCGCTCTGGAGAAAGTGAGTTTGAGTCCAATGAAGCCAGAATACTTATTGAAGGCTGGAACTCAGAAATTATCGTTACTACATTTGTCCAGTTTTTTCATACGCTTATTTCTAATTCAAATAAGATGATCAGGAAATTTCATAGATTATCCAATAGTATTATTTTATTAGATGAAATTCAATCTGTTCCTTTTAAATATTGGCTACTTATAAAAGAGTTGCTTAATGTATTGGCACATCAGTTAAATTCCTATATTGTTTTTATTACCGCTACTCAGCCTATGATTTTCCCACCTCATGAAGTTGCTTCTTTAGTGAATAGGGAAAAGTATTTTGAGCTGATGAATCGAATAGTTATAAAACCTATGATTGAAAAAGAAATCACACTTCAAGAGCTCATATCACAATTTACCCCTGAGAAAAATAAAAGCTATTTATTTATATTCAATACGATCCCATGTGCTAAAAATTTTTTTGAACTCTTAAGCCAAAGAGAAGATGTAAAGGAAGAAATAGTATTTTTATCTACTCATGTAACACCTTGCGAAAGATTACAGCGAATTAAGAAAATGAAAGAAGGAAAAGTAAGATTTGCTGTAACGACACAATTAGTTGAAGCAGGAGTAGATATAGATTTTGATGTGGTATACAGGGACCTGGCACCTATGGATTGCATTAACCAATCGGCAGGACGTTGCAACAGAAATGCCAATACAACTGGAGAAGTTATAATCGTTTCCTTAAGAAAAGAAAATCAAAACAGAACTTTTGCCTCTATGGTCTATGACTATATGCTGTTAGATATTACAAAGAAGATTCTAGGTGGTAAAAATGTCATAGAGGAGAAAGAACTCTTAAATATTATTGAAGAATACTATAGCGAGGTAAATAGGAAACTATCAGAGGATCGAGCAAGAGAATTATTAGAAGCAATTTATAAGATGCGTTATGAAAGTACAGATGATAAGACAGGAATTTCAGATTTTAAACTGATTGAAAATGACTATTCTAAAATAGATGTTTTTATCGAAATAGATGATTATGCAGAAAGCCTTTGGAGCAGGTTTTGCGACATCCAAAAAATACAAGATAAAATAGAAAGGAAAAATGAGTTTGATAAAATTAAAGGAGAGTTTTATAAATATGTAATTTCTATACCTGCATATATAGATAACAAACCACAGAACATCAATGGAATAGGTTATGTAAACAGATACAGTTTAAAAGATTACTATGACCATACTACAGGATTTAAATGTGAGGCAGAGACATTAATTTGGTAA
- the cas5b gene encoding type I-B CRISPR-associated protein Cas5b, producing the protein MKVLIFDIYGDYGHFKKYYTTSSPLTLSFPPPPTIKGMLGAICGKGKDEYLEVFSSEQCKVGIRILKPIKKVRMGLNHINTKDGFWIPVNKKNHQAHTQICTEFLKDPVYRIYFSHQDDELFEKLTEMIKEHKTVFTLSLGLSELLADFKYVGQRDFTKIENEESEIHSIVPIECIKDQGLIFADARKYFKEKIPVDMIKGRIVSKYQDILFESEGKSIHADMKYFWEGQNGERVVFF; encoded by the coding sequence ATGAAGGTACTGATTTTTGATATCTATGGAGACTATGGCCATTTTAAAAAATATTATACTACCTCGTCTCCGCTTACCCTTTCTTTTCCACCTCCGCCAACCATCAAAGGTATGCTCGGTGCAATTTGTGGAAAAGGAAAAGATGAGTATTTAGAAGTTTTTTCTTCTGAACAATGCAAAGTTGGAATTCGGATTTTAAAGCCGATTAAGAAAGTAAGAATGGGATTAAATCATATTAATACCAAAGACGGATTCTGGATTCCTGTTAATAAGAAAAATCATCAGGCGCATACTCAAATTTGTACTGAATTTTTAAAAGATCCTGTTTATCGCATTTATTTTTCCCATCAAGATGATGAATTATTTGAGAAACTCACAGAAATGATTAAAGAACATAAGACGGTGTTTACTTTATCTTTGGGACTTAGTGAGCTTTTAGCCGATTTTAAATATGTGGGTCAACGGGACTTTACTAAGATAGAAAACGAAGAAAGTGAAATACATAGTATAGTTCCTATAGAATGTATTAAAGATCAAGGATTAATTTTTGCTGATGCAAGAAAATACTTCAAAGAAAAAATCCCAGTAGATATGATAAAAGGACGGATCGTAAGCAAGTATCAGGATATACTTTTTGAATCTGAAGGTAAATCAATCCATGCGGATATGAAATATTTTTGGGAGGGTCAAAATGGAGAAAGAGTTGTCTTCTTCTAA
- the cas7b gene encoding type I-B CRISPR-associated protein Cas7/Csh2 gives MAVIKNRSELLFLYDVTDANPNGDPLDENKPRIDEETGINIVTDVRFKRNIRDYLHDYKNEEIFIVGIRDEKGNRETKENRLSVYKDNQELISRCIDVRLFGATTAVKGKTMTLTGPVQFKFGRSLHKVDMMYIKGTTVMPSKQDKTQGTFTEKYVLPYSLIGFYGIINENIAASQGIDLTEEDIELLLEGMWNGTKNIMSNSKMGHVPRLLLQVIYKEKNYQIGELDKRIRWVSEKQDQAVRDIADGEINITDLVNSLKKHQDKIQCIRYKVDDRVKLVVGEDTCSIESALEDLPLEELAF, from the coding sequence ATGGCCGTTATAAAAAATAGATCAGAATTACTTTTTTTATATGATGTAACGGATGCAAATCCAAATGGGGATCCTTTAGACGAGAATAAACCTAGAATAGATGAAGAAACAGGTATTAATATTGTAACCGATGTAAGATTTAAACGAAATATAAGAGATTATCTTCATGATTATAAAAACGAAGAAATTTTTATAGTTGGTATAAGAGATGAAAAAGGAAACCGTGAAACAAAGGAAAATAGATTATCTGTCTATAAAGATAATCAAGAATTAATTAGTCGGTGTATTGATGTAAGACTTTTTGGTGCAACTACGGCTGTAAAAGGAAAAACTATGACACTTACAGGGCCGGTACAGTTTAAATTCGGAAGATCCTTACATAAAGTTGATATGATGTATATTAAAGGAACAACGGTTATGCCTTCTAAGCAAGATAAAACGCAGGGGACATTTACAGAAAAATATGTCCTTCCATATTCTTTAATTGGATTTTACGGAATTATAAATGAAAATATAGCAGCAAGCCAGGGAATAGATTTAACTGAAGAAGATATCGAACTTCTTCTAGAAGGCATGTGGAATGGAACTAAAAATATTATGTCTAATTCCAAAATGGGACATGTACCAAGATTATTGCTTCAAGTTATTTATAAAGAGAAGAATTATCAAATAGGGGAACTGGATAAGAGAATTCGTTGGGTAAGCGAGAAACAGGATCAAGCTGTTCGGGATATTGCTGATGGGGAAATAAATATTACCGATTTAGTAAATAGTTTAAAAAAACATCAGGATAAGATACAGTGCATTCGATATAAAGTGGATGATCGAGTAAAATTAGTGGTTGGTGAAGATACTTGCTCCATTGAAAGTGCGCTAGAGGACTTGCCTTTAGAAGAACTTGCATTCTAA
- a CDS encoding TIGR02556 family CRISPR-associated protein — MLEAIKDIGSLKIKQGDKDILEILLQDPNANGSYNKVAAIILEESQGIFNFVDVELEDYNSDKIFSYLFRRGNSRESNYSLTAILTEPSKTMRTKFLGWFSALWKIKNLPLKDEEIIYLKQIQKTLENEESTIISRISNIKSQMGKEGFIITLKIRTEEKDCYIGEISLFRFLLKYLVDKKDAKVFSTDKMCSLCGEIKDTVIGNLGTYKFYTLDKPGFITGGFNEKNAWKNFPVCLECKLEIEEGRKYVQSNLLFSFCGLSYFLIPKFLWGKEDTLNEVLDILVNTTKRISLKEKIVNSSIDDEEEILDVLKEVNDNVALYFLFIDNRNKLSAAEKIQLLIEDVFPSHLRTIFNAKRWVDEKFETPFHFSTIRKFFKRSDPKSKNDDLDKYFLEIINKIFKFKRIEIEFLEKFLMKGIRIAWIKDLYFHSSVQDAMKVLLFMEHLDLIDMEVKEMELNKFDVIFERYGNQFRTPLKRGLLLLGTLTELLLRKQYSERSAKPFMKQLKNLKMTEKDFKGLLPKVQNKLEEYDSYDTGKRRIAKAAADYLLQSEDIWNLSLEEMNFYFCAGMNLADEICSIVYDKEEKPNGTGE; from the coding sequence ATGCTAGAAGCGATAAAGGATATTGGAAGTTTAAAAATTAAACAGGGAGACAAAGATATTTTAGAAATATTATTACAAGATCCAAATGCAAACGGTAGTTATAATAAAGTTGCTGCAATTATATTGGAAGAATCCCAAGGCATTTTCAACTTTGTAGATGTTGAATTAGAAGATTATAATTCAGATAAGATTTTTTCATATTTATTTAGAAGAGGAAATTCAAGAGAATCAAATTATTCATTAACTGCAATATTAACAGAGCCGTCCAAAACTATGAGAACAAAGTTTTTAGGCTGGTTTTCAGCTTTATGGAAAATAAAGAACCTTCCTTTAAAAGATGAAGAAATTATATATTTAAAACAGATTCAAAAGACATTAGAAAATGAAGAAAGTACTATTATATCACGAATTTCCAATATAAAATCTCAAATGGGAAAAGAAGGATTCATCATAACGTTAAAAATCAGAACTGAAGAAAAAGATTGTTATATTGGAGAAATTAGTTTGTTTAGATTTCTTCTAAAATATCTTGTTGATAAAAAAGATGCAAAAGTATTTTCTACAGATAAAATGTGTTCTTTATGTGGAGAAATCAAAGACACAGTTATTGGCAATTTAGGTACATATAAATTTTATACTTTAGATAAGCCAGGTTTTATTACTGGAGGATTCAATGAGAAAAATGCTTGGAAAAACTTCCCTGTATGTTTGGAATGCAAATTAGAGATAGAAGAAGGAAGAAAATATGTTCAAAGCAATCTTTTATTTAGTTTTTGTGGATTAAGTTATTTTTTAATTCCGAAGTTTTTATGGGGAAAAGAAGATACCCTTAATGAAGTGCTAGATATTCTTGTAAATACTACTAAAAGGATTTCTTTAAAAGAAAAGATTGTAAATAGCAGTATAGATGATGAAGAAGAAATTCTAGATGTTTTAAAAGAGGTTAATGATAATGTAGCTTTATATTTTCTATTTATTGATAATAGAAATAAACTTAGTGCGGCTGAAAAAATCCAGTTACTTATAGAAGATGTTTTTCCATCACATCTAAGAACTATATTTAATGCAAAAAGGTGGGTAGATGAGAAGTTTGAAACTCCTTTTCATTTTAGTACAATACGAAAATTTTTTAAAAGGTCAGATCCCAAAAGTAAAAATGATGATTTAGATAAGTATTTTTTAGAAATCATTAATAAAATCTTCAAATTCAAAAGGATTGAAATTGAATTTTTAGAAAAATTTTTAATGAAAGGCATTAGAATTGCCTGGATTAAGGATTTATATTTTCATTCATCGGTACAAGATGCCATGAAAGTACTTTTGTTTATGGAACATCTTGATCTTATTGACATGGAGGTGAAAGAAATGGAACTCAACAAATTTGATGTTATTTTTGAAAGATATGGGAATCAATTTCGTACTCCCTTGAAAAGAGGACTGCTTTTATTGGGTACTCTGACAGAACTTCTTCTTAGGAAACAGTATAGTGAGCGTTCTGCAAAACCGTTTATGAAACAGTTAAAGAATTTAAAAATGACGGAGAAAGATTTTAAAGGATTATTACCAAAAGTTCAAAATAAGCTGGAAGAATACGACAGTTATGATACAGGAAAAAGGAGGATTGCAAAAGCAGCGGCAGATTACTTGTTGCAATCAGAGGATATATGGAATTTATCACTGGAGGAGATGAATTTTTATTTTTGTGCAGGGATGAATTTAGCAGATGAAATTTGCAGTATTGTATATGATAAAGAAGAAAAACCAAATGGAACGGGGGAATAA
- the cas6 gene encoding CRISPR-associated endoribonuclease Cas6 encodes MRIIVTFRGKQPIDLPLAYSQTVQGFIYNSISDEALKDFMHNKGFYNNKRVFKFFSFSRLEGDYILNKQRKRITFISDVTLKITSLFSPFIEDLASTLMKKDKIILGKNEIAILSISMEEPKVKEQMIVRTISPIVLYSTLQNEYKKYTYYYHPGEKEFPKLIRDNLLRKYNTFHSGSHDLEFEIKPLEYEKNRPVITTYKNTIIKGWNGKFEIEGDKKLVNIAYNYGLGSKNSQGFGMIEEEEHFICRRPLIV; translated from the coding sequence ATGCGGATTATAGTTACCTTTAGAGGAAAACAGCCAATAGACTTACCATTAGCATATAGTCAAACAGTCCAGGGATTTATATACAATAGTATCAGTGATGAAGCGCTTAAAGATTTTATGCATAATAAAGGATTTTATAATAATAAAAGAGTGTTTAAATTTTTTTCTTTCTCCAGACTTGAGGGGGATTATATATTAAATAAGCAAAGAAAAAGAATTACTTTTATATCTGATGTTACGCTTAAGATCACATCATTATTTTCACCATTTATAGAAGACTTGGCCTCAACATTGATGAAAAAAGATAAAATCATTTTAGGTAAAAATGAAATTGCTATTTTATCCATTTCCATGGAAGAACCTAAAGTGAAAGAGCAAATGATTGTTCGAACCATTTCGCCTATTGTATTGTATAGCACTTTACAAAATGAATATAAAAAATATACATATTATTATCATCCGGGAGAAAAGGAATTTCCCAAGCTGATACGAGACAATTTGCTAAGAAAGTATAATACCTTTCACTCGGGATCTCACGATCTGGAGTTTGAAATTAAACCTTTGGAATATGAGAAAAATAGACCTGTCATTACTACGTATAAGAATACCATTATTAAAGGATGGAACGGAAAGTTTGAGATTGAGGGAGACAAGAAATTAGTGAATATTGCATATAATTACGGTTTGGGTAGTAAAAATTCTCAAGGATTCGGAATGATTGAAGAAGAAGAGCATTTCATTTGTCGTCGACCTTTAATAGTGTAA
- a CDS encoding CRISPR-associated endoribonuclease Cas6 — protein sequence MIKGWNGKFKITGDKKLMNIAYNYGLGNKNSQEFGMPEEE from the coding sequence ATTATTAAAGGATGGAATGGAAAGTTTAAAATAACGGGAGATAAGAAATTAATGAACATTGCATATAATTACGGTTTGGGTAATAAAAATTCTCAAGAATTCGGAATGCCTGAAGAAGAATAG
- a CDS encoding phosphodiester glycosidase family protein produces MKKHYRIFLLIISFIFQFSYSYGAANSVWKETKQVSISTGNKTAHLVYVNLNDPKIQIDVLPAKGKVGQVDDLKNIANQANTSEKEAVAAINGTFFNSYDDLQPNGNIIENGKLLHVGSNGTTIGFTKDNKVLMDPVKIKVTGTINGSSNWDKTWYAWNINHNDTRAEATVIFTPEYGKYTPEHNKLSVVVENGVVAEIKNGKARIPVNGYTIVVGTKGLLDRFHVGDSVEYHIEFNHLNSGNPLTGWGNVDSAVGAGPMLVKDGKIVANPKNEGFTSEKILTNKGQRSFIGVNENNVMIMGTVSSANINELAEIAKKLGLKDAMNLDGGASSGLYYNGEYITKTGRQISNALVVSKMKQDAIKVTINENPLNMNVSPVMKDGTVLVPLRAIFEALNIDLKYDASTKTIYGEKEGTKIILPLGKDATVNGQVVKLATPAQTINGNTMVPVKFIAQSTGADVKWDGASKTVVIIINRI; encoded by the coding sequence GTGAAAAAACACTATAGGATATTTTTATTGATTATAAGTTTTATATTTCAATTTTCATATTCATACGGGGCAGCAAATTCTGTCTGGAAAGAGACGAAACAAGTTTCCATTTCAACCGGGAATAAAACAGCTCACCTGGTATATGTGAATTTAAACGATCCTAAAATCCAAATCGATGTGCTTCCGGCTAAAGGTAAAGTGGGACAAGTTGATGATCTTAAGAATATTGCCAATCAGGCGAACACATCTGAAAAAGAAGCAGTAGCTGCCATCAACGGTACATTTTTTAATTCCTATGATGATTTGCAACCAAACGGAAACATCATAGAGAATGGTAAGCTGCTTCATGTAGGCAGCAATGGAACCACTATAGGTTTTACGAAAGATAACAAGGTTTTAATGGACCCTGTTAAAATAAAAGTCACAGGAACCATTAACGGAAGTTCTAATTGGGACAAAACATGGTACGCATGGAATATCAACCACAATGATACAAGAGCCGAAGCAACAGTCATATTTACGCCAGAATACGGCAAATATACCCCTGAACATAATAAACTTTCTGTGGTCGTTGAGAATGGTGTCGTAGCAGAAATCAAAAACGGAAAGGCACGAATCCCTGTCAATGGCTATACCATTGTTGTGGGAACCAAAGGACTTTTGGATCGTTTCCATGTGGGAGATTCCGTAGAATATCACATAGAATTTAACCATTTGAATTCCGGCAATCCATTAACAGGCTGGGGAAATGTTGATTCTGCTGTAGGGGCCGGTCCTATGCTTGTGAAGGATGGAAAAATTGTAGCCAATCCAAAGAATGAAGGCTTTACCAGTGAAAAGATACTTACCAACAAAGGACAAAGAAGCTTTATAGGCGTAAATGAAAATAATGTTATGATTATGGGCACTGTATCCAGTGCCAATATCAACGAACTAGCAGAAATTGCAAAGAAACTCGGTTTAAAAGATGCCATGAACTTAGACGGCGGAGCATCTTCAGGATTGTATTACAATGGAGAGTACATTACAAAAACAGGTAGACAAATAAGCAATGCACTGGTCGTATCAAAAATGAAACAGGATGCAATTAAAGTAACTATTAACGAAAATCCATTAAATATGAATGTATCCCCTGTCATGAAAGACGGAACAGTATTGGTACCCTTAAGAGCCATCTTTGAAGCGCTGAATATCGATTTAAAATATGATGCTTCAACCAAGACCATTTACGGAGAAAAAGAAGGTACAAAAATCATACTTCCCCTGGGGAAAGATGCTACAGTGAATGGACAAGTAGTAAAACTCGCCACTCCAGCCCAAACAATCAACGGCAATACAATGGTTCCTGTAAAATTCATCGCCCAAAGCACAGGCGCAGATGTGAAATGGGATGGGGCAAGCAAGACGGTAGTGATTATAATCAATCGAATTTAA
- a CDS encoding LysR family transcriptional regulator has protein sequence MLDIRVDTFLSVCKNKSYTKAAEALNITQPAVTQHIQFLERHYGCKFFEYVNRGLKLTEEGELFYKHILQAKGSDQFIIRKLEEIGQEKKTLSFAATMTIGEFTLAPVLSDFVKTFSDYDITMYVDNTKTVLKMLMEGKILFAIVEGLFNKAEYETQLYKMSNFILVASAEDPIASKEGIYLDDLKDQTIIIREKGSGSREVLERGLFDRNYTLDSFKKIIEIGNVNVAKALIKSRVGLGFMYEDAVKEEIKKGELMEVKLKDFVLRREFNFVCMKNEIIKDEVKKFWDYFSKKEFGA, from the coding sequence TTGCTTGATATAAGAGTCGATACATTTTTATCTGTTTGTAAGAATAAGAGCTATACTAAGGCAGCAGAGGCGTTAAATATAACACAGCCAGCAGTGACTCAGCATATTCAATTTTTAGAAAGACATTATGGGTGTAAGTTTTTTGAATACGTTAACAGAGGGTTGAAACTTACCGAGGAAGGTGAGTTATTTTATAAGCATATTCTTCAGGCAAAAGGAAGCGATCAATTCATCATTCGGAAACTAGAAGAAATAGGACAGGAAAAAAAGACATTGTCCTTTGCAGCAACTATGACCATAGGTGAATTTACATTAGCACCGGTGCTCAGTGATTTTGTAAAAACATTTAGTGACTATGATATAACCATGTACGTAGATAATACTAAAACTGTTTTAAAGATGCTTATGGAAGGGAAAATCTTATTTGCAATAGTAGAGGGATTATTTAATAAAGCCGAATATGAAACCCAATTGTATAAAATGTCAAATTTCATATTGGTTGCTTCAGCAGAGGACCCCATTGCATCAAAAGAAGGAATTTACTTAGATGATCTTAAAGACCAAACGATTATAATCCGGGAAAAAGGTTCTGGGTCAAGAGAAGTACTGGAAAGAGGATTATTTGACAGGAATTATACATTAGACAGTTTTAAAAAGATTATTGAAATAGGCAATGTAAACGTGGCAAAAGCATTAATAAAAAGTAGAGTAGGCCTTGGATTTATGTATGAAGATGCGGTAAAAGAAGAAATTAAAAAAGGAGAACTGATGGAAGTAAAGCTAAAAGATTTTGTACTAAGAAGAGAGTTTAATTTTGTCTGTATGAAGAATGAAATCATAAAAGATGAAGTGAAAAAATTCTGGGACTATTTTAGTAAAAAAGAATTCGGCGCATAA
- a CDS encoding YeiH family protein: MTFIKSYAGGILLTIVLTVLSTFISGLIPYQLISAGVFALLMGMLLNPLLSKHAIFEKGLSFTAKKVLRLAIILMGTSLSFSQVVEVGKFSLFVMVFTLLTAFGGGYWIGKYFGMSWKLSGLISAGTGICGGSAIAAIAPVIDADDSDIAYAISATFIFDILMVILFPIMGRHFNMSDLGYGLWTGTAVNDTSSVVAAGYAFSDAAGQFATIVKLTRTLSIIPTVLIFSYINERLTIKSNIKSLLDDVNTTNYSDKKINLKKIFPWFILMFLVVVGIKSLGLIPQDVSRSISSLSKFMMVMSLGAIGLRTNFSKLAKSGFKPMVHGFIISLLVVVVSFAVQLFIGQI, translated from the coding sequence ATGACATTTATCAAAAGCTATGCTGGAGGAATTTTGCTTACAATCGTATTAACTGTATTGTCCACCTTTATAAGTGGCTTAATTCCCTATCAACTCATAAGTGCAGGGGTTTTTGCACTTTTAATGGGAATGCTGCTTAATCCTCTCCTTTCAAAGCATGCAATTTTTGAAAAAGGTTTAAGTTTTACAGCCAAAAAAGTGCTTCGCCTGGCTATCATACTGATGGGAACCTCTCTTAGCTTTTCACAGGTTGTAGAAGTAGGAAAGTTTTCTTTATTCGTTATGGTCTTTACCCTTTTGACTGCCTTTGGGGGAGGATATTGGATTGGAAAATACTTCGGGATGAGTTGGAAACTGTCAGGACTTATTTCTGCCGGTACCGGCATATGCGGAGGATCTGCCATTGCCGCTATTGCTCCGGTTATTGATGCAGATGACAGTGATATTGCCTATGCTATATCTGCAACATTCATCTTCGATATATTAATGGTTATACTTTTTCCCATTATGGGACGTCATTTTAACATGAGCGACCTGGGCTATGGATTATGGACAGGAACTGCGGTGAATGATACCTCTTCGGTAGTTGCAGCAGGCTATGCTTTTTCTGATGCCGCTGGGCAATTTGCTACCATTGTCAAACTGACCAGAACTTTGTCCATCATTCCTACCGTTTTGATCTTTTCCTATATCAATGAAAGACTAACAATAAAAAGCAATATAAAAAGTCTCCTTGATGATGTAAATACGACAAATTATTCTGATAAAAAAATAAACCTCAAGAAAATTTTCCCCTGGTTCATTCTTATGTTTCTTGTCGTTGTCGGAATTAAGAGTTTAGGATTGATCCCTCAGGATGTTAGTCGTTCCATTTCTTCATTAAGTAAATTTATGATGGTTATGTCTTTGGGGGCAATAGGTCTTAGGACAAACTTTAGTAAATTGGCGAAATCCGGATTTAAACCAATGGTACACGGATTCATTATTTCTCTGTTGGTTGTTGTGGTTTCATTTGCAGTACAGTTGTTTATCGGACAAATATAA
- a CDS encoding RNA polymerase sigma factor encodes MKLFSCKKSNDKEFYHILFNTYYKDVYRAAYYISRDPFDAEEIVQEAFIIAFKNIETLKDKDKFKQWICTIAINLAKRKFQNKKRELLMDETEKVIPFALEVLDHIPLEDHLAQDELKEYIREQIHHLNPQYKEVLYLFYFEQLSYQEIADLLDISIGTVKSRISRAKLKLKENIIEDLGKVGDYSVKGSIG; translated from the coding sequence ATGAAATTATTTTCCTGCAAAAAATCAAATGATAAAGAATTTTATCACATATTATTCAATACTTATTATAAAGATGTTTATAGGGCTGCTTATTATATTTCAAGAGATCCATTCGATGCAGAGGAAATAGTTCAGGAGGCATTTATCATAGCCTTTAAGAATATTGAGACATTAAAGGATAAAGATAAATTTAAGCAATGGATATGTACTATTGCAATTAATCTCGCTAAAAGAAAATTTCAAAATAAGAAGCGTGAACTATTAATGGATGAAACCGAAAAAGTAATTCCTTTTGCTTTAGAGGTATTAGACCATATACCATTAGAGGATCACTTAGCACAAGATGAACTAAAAGAGTATATTCGGGAACAAATACATCATTTAAATCCTCAATATAAAGAAGTCCTATATCTTTTTTATTTTGAGCAATTAAGTTATCAAGAAATTGCGGATCTCCTTGATATTAGTATTGGTACTGTTAAATCAAGAATCTCCAGAGCAAAGTTAAAATTAAAAGAAAACATAATCGAAGATCTAGGAAAAGTGGGTGATTATAGTGTCAAAGGATCCATTGGATAA